The sequence below is a genomic window from Sorangiineae bacterium MSr12523.
GCGTGCAATGTCGGCCACCTCGGCATCGTCCGTCGAGACAATCACGCGATCCACGACCGGCGCCATCTCCGCGCACCGCAGCGTATGGGCGAGCAGCGGGAGCCCGGCCAGCGGACGAATGTTCTTTCGCGGCAGTCCCTTCGAGCCTCCGCGGGCGGGGACGATGCCCAGCACCGGATGAACGCTCATCCTTTTCTCCAGTCTCGGACGGGTTGCACTTGGCCCGACGCCGACGATGCACGGGCCGCGTCGCAGAGGGCGATCGCGAAGGCGCCGTCATCGAACGACGTCAGCCGCGCGTCGAAGGGCTCTTTGCGCGCACAGGCGAGCAGGGCCAGGATTTGCTCGCGCATCATCGTATTCCGTTCGCAGCCGACGTGGTTGACGCGATCCTCGGCGCCGTTGGTCCGCACCGTCACCGTGTTGGCAACCGCGTCCCAAGCGATCTCGCCCTTTCGCCCGAAGGCCTCGATGCAACGCCGTCGAACGCGCGTCAGGTAGTCCAGCCGCGTTGCCACGGTCGCACCGCCGGCCGTTCGCCACAGCAGATCGGCGGCGGCATCGCTGGCGATGCCCAAGGAGTCACCTGCGGTGAGCATGGCCGAGACCTCCAACGGCCTTCCAAAGAGCCACGTGGCGTAGTCGATCTCGTGCACCAGATCGCGCAGAACACCGCCTTCTTCCGCGCGCGCCGCGTATGTGCGGCGATGATCCACGTTCGCCCGCCACTCCGGGAGGTACGACTGGCAGGCAACGCTCACATGGTGAACGTCCCCAATCTCGCCCAGGAGCTCCTTGAACAGGGCAAGCGCCGGATGAAAGCGCAGGTAGCAGCCGACGGCCACCGTCCGCTTTTCCGCCTCGGCGATCTCGGCAAGGCGTGCAATGCCATGGGCGGTCGGCGCGAGCGGCTTTTCGATGAGAACGTGGCATCCGTGCCGCAGCAGCAGGGCGGCGTCCTTCACATGACGGCCAGTGTCCGTCGCCACGATGGCCGCCGTTGGCCCGAGGGCCAGAGCGTCCTCGAGCGCCAAGGCCGCATGCCCCTGGGTCGCCAGCTCGTCCACCCGTTCTGCACGAGCGGGCACGGCCACGGCACGGATCCCTTCGATCTCCGACAGCACCTGGAGGTGCCGCATTCCGATCGATCCGGTGCCGAGAACGAGCACGACCAGCGACATCGCTGCGGACCGTAGCACGGTGTCGTCACGGCCAACAACACGGTGTTAAGGCTAGCGCGGCTTGCACCCAAAGCGAGCACATGCAACTTTGGAGGGCCATGAAATTGTCCCTCGAGCGCGAGGTCCTTGCGCAGTACGTGGCCCGTCAGATCTCCACCACCTTCCCGGATGGCACCGTGACGGCCGAAGCTCTGCACCGATACCACGAACGCGCCCTCGAGCGGCTCGAGCACTGCTTTCTCCACACGAGGGTCAAGTACTTCCACGCGGGCGGAGAGCCGAGCTTCAACCATCTCAATACCGACCAGTACGCGATGTACCTCTACTTCCTTTCGAACTCCATTCATCGCATGGAGGGCGATCCGGCGCTCGCGTCCAAGGTCTACGGGTTGAACAAAGCGCTTCACGCGCTCGATGTCTATTACGAGGTCGCACTCCCGGACATCTTCGCGTGGCAGCATCCCGTGGGGACGGTCTTGGGGCGTGCGAAGTACGCGGATTACTTCTTCGTGTACCAGCGATGCACGGTGGGCGGGAACCTGTCGGGCGTTTATCCCACTTTCGACGAAGGCGTCATTCTCTATGGGGATACGGCCGTCGTCGGCAAAACGCATATCGGTAGGAATACTTGGATATCGCTTGGGACGAAGATTCTCGATCAAGACATCGAGGGCAATGCCATCGTCTTTGGACGATCCCCGGACATCGTCATCAAGCGCGCAAAGCGAGACGTGGTTCAGTCCCTGTTCGGGCAGCAAGGCGAGCCGTCGCCGACCTGACCGCGCTTGCGCGTTTCGATGTCCGACTTGACGCGGCGCATGCGTGCGGCGTGCCGCCTTGCGGCCGACATCTTCCGCCAAGCTTGAGGCGTGTTCGAGAGTACCTCAAGCGGTGAGGTCGAGCCCCCGTGCGGACCAGATGCGCGAACCCGTGCAGGCACACGCTCGCGTTCCAGCCGATGTCGAACCGGCGGACCCCTCTACTGGAGTTTACGTCGCGAGTGAGCGCTCACCGGTCCAATTTTCTTAACTTTGTGTGCGCCACTCGTCTGCCCGGAGCGTCCTTCCATCGGGAGTTGACTGTTTCCTTAACCGGCCGCTACGCTCCCTGACGTTACGGTCGGGAAGGGGGGCTTAACTTGTTGAAAGAGATCACGCATTACGTTGCGTTTCGTGGGGCGAATGGTGAGCTGAGGGGAGCGGCCGGACACGACGGAACCGTTCGGCACGTCTTCACGCATCACGATGGCACCTCCCGAAATCCAAACATCTTCTTCCCGCATCATCCAAGAGCCCCTCACGGCCGACCCACCGGCCACCACGATGCTCATCGCGATATTGCAACCCAACTATGGGTAATGTTCGCCGCGATTGACCTCAAGGGAACAGCGCGGATAGCCGAAGAGGTAATTGGAAAAGCGCCCTCGGCGGAGCAGCGGGCACGGATCGCTATGCGCCTGATCAAATGGCGGGTCACTCGCATCGAAGCATTCACGGCGGGCCTCGCCAAAAGGTCGCGCGAGCTCTTCGACGACGTGCGGCTCGATTGCATCGGCGTCGATCCAGTAGCGGAAAAAAACGTCGTGTACCGTTCAACGTACCAGTAACCAACACACTACTTCTTGGCGTGGGACCCATGTTCAAAATGAGGCGTTGTAGACGATGTCATCTTCCGGAGACGTACGAGACCATCGAGTTCGATGAGGACGGAGTCTGCAATATCTGCAGGTCGACGGAGCACAAGAAGGTCATCGACTGGGGAGCCCGCAAGGAGCTTCTCGACGCCCTCGTGGCCAAATATCGGGACAAATCGGACTACGACTGCATCGTTCCCTTCAGCGGGGGCAAGGACAGCACCTTCCAGCTCTATTACCTGATGAAGGAATACAAGTTGAAGCCGCTGGTCGTGCGCTTCAACCATGGCTTCATGCGCCCCACCGTGCGACAGAATGCCGAGCGCACCCTCAAGGCATTGGGGGCCGACTTCCTCGAGTTCACGCCGAATTGGAAGCTGGTCAAGCGCGTCATGCTCGAGGCCTTCAAGCGCAAGACGGACTTCTGCTGGCATTGCCACTCGGGCATTTACACCTATCCCTTGCAGGTGGCGATTCGTTACAACGTGCCGCTCATTTTCTGGGGTGAGCCCCTCGCCGAGATCTCGCACTATTACGATTACCTGAACGACGAGATCGAGTACGAGGACGAGGCCAAGTTCAATATGTGCCGCAACCTTGGCATCACCGCCGAGGACATGCATGGCATGATCAATTCGCCGGAAGATCCGGTCGACCGGCGCGATTTCATCCCGTACACGTACCCTGCGCTGAAGGAGCTGAAACGCATTCAGTACTGCAGCGTGTGCCTGGGCAGCTTCATCCCTTGGGACTACACGAAGAACTCCGAGATCATCAAGCGCGAGCTCGGCTGGGAGACCGACGAGCTCGAAGGCGTGCCGTCCGAGATCAACGGCCACGGCGAAAAGATCGAGTGCTTCATGCAAGGCCCGCGCGACTACATCAAGTACATGAAGCGCGGCTATTCGCGTTCTACGCAGATCACCGCCTTCCACGTGCGCAACGGCCGCATGACCCCGGAGCAGGCGCTGCCCTACGTCATGAACGAAGGAAAGCGCCCGCCCTCGCTGGACGTCTTGCTCGGCTACCTCGGGATCTCCGAGGACGAGTTCAACACCATCGTCCGCGCGACCGAGGTGTCACCGTACCATCACGACTACAGCCGCACGGATGAAGCGCCGCGGCTGTGGGATCAGGACCTCTGGCACAAAGAAGGTGGTGCGGGCGACGACGAAGCCAGCCGTCCGCGCGTCTTCTTGAAGGTCGTATGATAGGCATCATCGACTATGGCGTGGGAAATCTGCGCTCGCTGCGCAATGCCGTCGACCACGTCGGTCTCGACGTGGACGTTCTCACCGATCCCGAGGCGCTGGCCAGTTGTGACAGATTGATCCTGCCCGGGGTCGGTGCGTTCGGCTCTGCGGCGGACAGCCTGCGCGCGCGCGGTTTCGAGCCGGCCTTGCGCGCGCACGCCGCCGCGGGCAAACCGCTCTTGGGCATCTGCGTCGGCATGCAGCTTCTCGCCGACGTGGGGCTCGAGTTCGGCGAACATCGGGGCCTGGGGCTCATCCCCGGCAAGGTGCGCCCGCTCGAGTCGTCACGCGAGCATCCGATTCCCCACGTGGGATGGAACGACGTGAAAAGCCAGCGCAAGCACCCGGTGTTCGACGTACCGAAGAAGAACGTCGACTACTACTTCGTGCACTCGTTCTATTTCGATCCCGAGTCCCCGGACGACGTGGTGGCCGTCTCGGAATATGGACGCATTTTTGCCACGGTGGTGGCGCGCGGAAATATCGTCGGGTGCCAATTCCATCCGGAGAAGAGCCAGGCGGGCGGCCTTGCGTTCCTCGAGCGCTTCGCCGCATGGGATGGCACATGCTGAAGCGGCGGATCATTCCCGTGCTGCTCTTGCGCGGCGATCGCGTGGTGAAGGGCAAGCAATTCACCGACTATCGTGACACCGGCAACCCGGTCATGGCCACGCGCGTGTACAACGCCCAGGCGGCCGACGAGCTGCTCTTTCTGGACATCGAGGCCACCGTTACCGGCCGCTCTCGCCTCGCAGAGATCCTCTCGCGCGTCTCGGAGGAGGCCTTCATGCCCTTCGCCGTGGGCGGCGGTATCCGCACCAAGGCCGAAGTGCGCGCGCTCATTGCGGCCGGTGCCGACAAGGTCGTCATCACCACCGGCGCGGTGGAAAGGCCCGAGGTCGTCTCCGAGGTGGCCGAAACCTTCGGCAGCCAATGCGTGATTGCCGGCATCGACGTCCGCCGCGAGGGGAATCGCTATGCCGTGTACGTGCGCTCCGGCCGCGTTCGCACCGAGTTGGAATTGCAAGACCACGTGCGCAAACTCGATGAGCTGGGGGCGGGCGAGATCCTGGTCAATTCCATCGACCAGGACGGCATGATGGGCGGCTACGACCTCGACATGCTCGCTCGCGCGGTCGAGGCCACGAACAAGCCCGTCATCGTCTGCGGCGGCGCGGGCAATTTTCGCCACCTCGAAGAAGGCCTGCGCGCGGGTGCGCACGCCGTGGCCTGCGCAAGCTTATTTCACTTCGGAGACAACAACCCACCACGGGCCCGTGCCTATCTCAAGAACGTGGGGTTTCCAGTCAAGACGGTTTAACGATGACCAATTGTCAGGAGTTGCCATGAACGTACTTTTCCTGATGACTGCGCGCGGTGGCTCCAAAGGAGTACCGCGTAAGAATCTCCGCAAACTTTCCGGTCTCTCGCTGATTGGATTCAAAGCCGGCGCCGCACTCCGCTCGAGGTATTGCCAGCGCATCGTCATGTCGACGGACAGCGAGGAGATCCAAGCCGAGGCGCGCCGGTTCGGGGTGGAAATCCCCTTTACGCGTCCCGCCGAGTTGGCAAGCGACACGGCCTCCAGTGCAGACGTGATCTGGCACGCCATGGACTTCTTCGACGAAACGGAGGGGAAGGGGCGCTTCGACGCGATCATGCTGCTCGAGCCGTCCACGCCCTTCGGGCGGACCGAAGACTACGATCGCGCGATCGAGCTCATGATGCGAACGGGGGCGAATGCCGTCGTCGGCATGCGAAAGGTCGAAACGAGCTCGGTGTTCGTGGGACCGCTGGATGCCGAAGGGCACATTCCCACGATTGTCCGAAAAATGCGCGAGTTTCGCTCCTCGCCCGGGCGCCAGGAAGTACCGACCGAGTACACGATGAACGGCGCGCTTTACCTGTTTCGCTGGGACTACTTCCGCGCGCACAAGAACATTTATCACGACGAAAATACCTACGGCCTCGTGATGCCGCAGCACGTGTCGCTCGAAATCGACGAGATGCACGATCTGGCCTATGCCGAGTTTCTCGTCGAACGCGGCTACATCGATAAGCGCGATTACATGCTTGATATACCCTTGAGTAAGGAGAATCCTCGTGAGCTCGAATACCGGTGACACGGGCCGCGGACAGCGGCTCTACAAGAAGGCACGCACGCTCATTCCGGGCGGGACGCAGCTGCTCTCCAAGCGCCCCGAGATGTTCCTTCCCGAGCAATGGCCCGCCTATTACTCACGCGCCAAGGGCGCGGAGGTGTGGGATCTCGATGGGCGCCGTTACCTCGACACCACGCACTTTGGCGTCGGTGCATGTGTCCTCGGTTTTGCCGATGAAGACGTCGATCAGGCGGTGCTCGGGGCCATCCAGTCCGGGACCATGAGCACGCTGAATGCGCCCGAGGAAGTCGAGCTCGCGGAGCTGCTCATCGAGCTGCACCCCTGGGCCGACATGGCTCGTTTCGCGCGCTGCGGCGGCGAGGTAATGGCCATTGCGGTACGCATCGCGCGTGCGGCGACGGGGCGCGACAAGGTGGCCTTCTGCGGATACCACGGCTGGCAGGATTGGTACCTGGCGGCGAACCTCGCCACCGACGCTCTGGGCAATCATTTGTTGAGCGGACTCGAGCCGGCGGGCGTGCCGCGCGGCCTCGCGAACACGATGTTCCCGTTCATGTACAACGACATCGAGCAGTTCCGCCGCGTGGTGGAGACCCACGGCAAGGAGCTCGCGGCCATCGTCATGGAGCCATGCCGCGCCGAGGGACCGGCTCCCGGCTTCCTGGAGGAGATCCGCGAGACGGCGAGTCGCCTCGGTGCGGTGCTCATTTTCGACGAGGTCACCACGGGTTTCCGGGTGCTCACCGGCGGCATTCATCGCAAATTCGGAGTCGATCCCGATCTGGCAGCCTTCGCCAAAGGCATGGGCAACGGCTATCCGATGGCCGCGGTCATCGGAAAGCGCGCGGTCATGGAGGCGGCGCAGTCCACGTTCATCAGCAGCACCTATTGGACGGAGCGTGTGGGCCCGGTGGCGGCGCTTGCCACGATTCGCAAGCATCGGGACAAGAACGTGGCGGAGCACCTCATTCAAGTGGGCCGCACCGTGAAGGCCGGTTGGAAACGCGCGGCCGAGCAAACGGGCCTGACCTTGCACATCGACGGCATCGACCCCTTGGCGCACTTCGATATT
It includes:
- a CDS encoding Gfo/Idh/MocA family oxidoreductase, whose translation is MSLVVLVLGTGSIGMRHLQVLSEIEGIRAVAVPARAERVDELATQGHAALALEDALALGPTAAIVATDTGRHVKDAALLLRHGCHVLIEKPLAPTAHGIARLAEIAEAEKRTVAVGCYLRFHPALALFKELLGEIGDVHHVSVACQSYLPEWRANVDHRRTYAARAEEGGVLRDLVHEIDYATWLFGRPLEVSAMLTAGDSLGIASDAAADLLWRTAGGATVATRLDYLTRVRRRCIEAFGRKGEIAWDAVANTVTVRTNGAEDRVNHVGCERNTMMREQILALLACARKEPFDARLTSFDDGAFAIALCDAARASSASGQVQPVRDWRKG
- a CDS encoding N-acetyl sugar amidotransferase → MRRCRRCHLPETYETIEFDEDGVCNICRSTEHKKVIDWGARKELLDALVAKYRDKSDYDCIVPFSGGKDSTFQLYYLMKEYKLKPLVVRFNHGFMRPTVRQNAERTLKALGADFLEFTPNWKLVKRVMLEAFKRKTDFCWHCHSGIYTYPLQVAIRYNVPLIFWGEPLAEISHYYDYLNDEIEYEDEAKFNMCRNLGITAEDMHGMINSPEDPVDRRDFIPYTYPALKELKRIQYCSVCLGSFIPWDYTKNSEIIKRELGWETDELEGVPSEINGHGEKIECFMQGPRDYIKYMKRGYSRSTQITAFHVRNGRMTPEQALPYVMNEGKRPPSLDVLLGYLGISEDEFNTIVRATEVSPYHHDYSRTDEAPRLWDQDLWHKEGGAGDDEASRPRVFLKVV
- the hisH gene encoding imidazole glycerol phosphate synthase subunit HisH codes for the protein MIGIIDYGVGNLRSLRNAVDHVGLDVDVLTDPEALASCDRLILPGVGAFGSAADSLRARGFEPALRAHAAAGKPLLGICVGMQLLADVGLEFGEHRGLGLIPGKVRPLESSREHPIPHVGWNDVKSQRKHPVFDVPKKNVDYYFVHSFYFDPESPDDVVAVSEYGRIFATVVARGNIVGCQFHPEKSQAGGLAFLERFAAWDGTC
- a CDS encoding imidazole glycerol phosphate synthase cyclase subunit — encoded protein: MLKRRIIPVLLLRGDRVVKGKQFTDYRDTGNPVMATRVYNAQAADELLFLDIEATVTGRSRLAEILSRVSEEAFMPFAVGGGIRTKAEVRALIAAGADKVVITTGAVERPEVVSEVAETFGSQCVIAGIDVRREGNRYAVYVRSGRVRTELELQDHVRKLDELGAGEILVNSIDQDGMMGGYDLDMLARAVEATNKPVIVCGGAGNFRHLEEGLRAGAHAVACASLFHFGDNNPPRARAYLKNVGFPVKTV
- a CDS encoding acylneuraminate cytidylyltransferase family protein; the encoded protein is MNVLFLMTARGGSKGVPRKNLRKLSGLSLIGFKAGAALRSRYCQRIVMSTDSEEIQAEARRFGVEIPFTRPAELASDTASSADVIWHAMDFFDETEGKGRFDAIMLLEPSTPFGRTEDYDRAIELMMRTGANAVVGMRKVETSSVFVGPLDAEGHIPTIVRKMREFRSSPGRQEVPTEYTMNGALYLFRWDYFRAHKNIYHDENTYGLVMPQHVSLEIDEMHDLAYAEFLVERGYIDKRDYMLDIPLSKENPRELEYR
- a CDS encoding aminotransferase class III-fold pyridoxal phosphate-dependent enzyme; the encoded protein is MSSNTGDTGRGQRLYKKARTLIPGGTQLLSKRPEMFLPEQWPAYYSRAKGAEVWDLDGRRYLDTTHFGVGACVLGFADEDVDQAVLGAIQSGTMSTLNAPEEVELAELLIELHPWADMARFARCGGEVMAIAVRIARAATGRDKVAFCGYHGWQDWYLAANLATDALGNHLLSGLEPAGVPRGLANTMFPFMYNDIEQFRRVVETHGKELAAIVMEPCRAEGPAPGFLEEIRETASRLGAVLIFDEVTTGFRVLTGGIHRKFGVDPDLAAFAKGMGNGYPMAAVIGKRAVMEAAQSTFISSTYWTERVGPVAALATIRKHRDKNVAEHLIQVGRTVKAGWKRAAEQTGLTLHIDGIDPLAHFDIQCEHKAAVVTLFIQSMLDRGFLASAQLYASYAHQPAHLEQYLGAVTESFDVVARALEEGTVEKLLRGPVKHSGFQRLA